AGCATGCAGATAGCAAACCGGCCTGAACCCGGGCGCTAGTGGGAAGAATATAGGGAAAGGGCCTTTCAGCTGTCTTGGCGGGCAGGCCCGTTTCTGTTAGGTAATGCCCACCTGTTGCCTTTCTAGCGGGGCTGCATACTGTGTTTTTGTGGCAGGGCTGTTGAGCGGATGAGTGGCTTGTTTGTAAATGTCTACTATGCGGTTGGCCACGGTGTCTGCGTCCAGGCCCAGATCTTTTATGCGTTGAGCACCGTTGGTTCGGCCATGTTCCTCTGCAAACGCCAGAGAAAGCTTTAATTTTTCGGCGAAGTTCTGGGGTTGGAAGGAAGCGGTATAGCAGCCGGGCGTGTTACCCAGCACCCATTTGGCATCGCCCATGTCTGTAGATACAATGGGGCAGTTGCAGGCCATGGCTTCTTTGATCACGTTGGGTGAGCCTTCCATCAAAGACGGTACCACCAGCACGTCTACCGCATTCAGGTATTTGGGAATCTGGTCATGCGTAACCGGGAACGGGTTGATCAGTTCCACGTCATTGCGGTGCAGGCTGTCTACCGCCTGTTTGGCCAGCACGTAGTTTTTTCTAACGTTGGTTTTATTGCCCAGAAACAGCACCAGCTTCTTGTCCTGGGGTAGGCCCAACTCTGTCCGGTAATCTTGGGTAGATGGTTTAAATTTCTCTTTGTTAATGCCATTGGGCACTATGTAGGACTTGTTCTTTAAAAACACATACTGTTCAATGTTGGCAGACTTGGAGATGATGTACTTGGTGAACGGTTGTATGAGGTAAGTGAGCAGCGTAAAGTAGCGGCTGCTGAATTTCACCTTGTTCACACCAATGTATTCACCGTAGGCATCACTCCCCATCAAGGACAAGACCACCGGGGTTTTATTGGCGCCCAACACCGCCGACCACCCAGACAAGGTGAAATGGGCATGAATGAGGTCATACTGGTGAGTTTTTAAATGCTTTCTCAGCTGCAGGCCCGCCTTCACATAGCCCGGAAGGCCTTTGCCCACAATAGGGTAATAGTCTACCTGTATGCCGCGCCTTACCAGAGAATCTCCCTGCTCTTTAATGAAAGGTACCACCTCAAAGTTTTTACTGTTTCCACTGCACACAAAAAGTACTTTCATAGTTCTTGATTTTAGGGGGTTGGCAATAGGGTTACATTTGGGTATTAGGTTTAATGAAAAGTTAAAGTAGTAGGGCTGCTCTCTTCAATGGTGATGTGTGAGAGCTCTGGTTTGCTTACCGCGGCTCTGCTATGCTTCACAGCCGTCAACAGCATGAGCAAAAACGGCGCAAAGGTGAGGGTGCCAATGAATCTGCCTGGCAGGATGACCACCAGCAGCATGACCAACAGCGGATAGTACAGCTTACGGTGGGCAGGTAAAATAACGCCGTTGTTTCTGATGAAGTACTGGATGAGGAGGCCCGCAAACATGAGCAATCCCACCAACCCCGTGCTGAAGAACAACATGTTCAGGTCACTGTGAATAGGCCGGTCATGGCCGAAGTACTTAATCCCGAACTCCCGGGTGTCAAAGAGCTGTACGCCAAAGAAAATCTGCAGGGGCCTGTCTTTCTTCTGGTGGTAGTCCATGATGTACATGGTCTCCAGCACACGGCCTTCTTCTTCATATGTGTCCAGGTCCTGAATGCGGTCTCGTTTCTCCAACTGCGCCGTCAGCCGGGCTTCATACAGCGGGTAAGAAACCACCAGCGCCACCACCAGCACGCAGAACAGGGCCACCAACTTGAACAGCATCTGGCGGTTGAAATAGGCATACACTACCAGGGCCAGAAACAACATGCCCAGCGCCGTCCTTCTGGTGTTGATGAGCAGAATACACATGTTCATCAAGATGAAAAGGGCATCTGTGGCTTTAAGAAGCGCGGTTTTGTTTTTGTTGGTGATGATGTAATGAATGGCCAGAAACACCACAATGGGTACAATGTACATTCTGGAGGTGACCAGAAACCCCGTGGAAAAAGCATCTGTATATGACTCCCCAAACCCGAATTTATTGGCAAGGATGATGTACACCGGCAGCATAATGAGGAGCGCCCGGTTGTAAGGTTCAAACTCCTGAATGAAGTTACCCTGCGTGGCCACGTGCTTGCCAATAGGAATCATGAGCAGCGTAATCATGACGGCCATTGTCATTCTGGACGTGATGATGATGTCTCCAGCGTTCACCATCCAGAGCACCACCAGGTAGCAGAACAGAAAAAACAGGAACATGTCTGATTTCTTGAGTACATGGTGCTTGGCAATGTAAATGGCCATGAGCGTGAGTGGTACCAGGTACCGGACGGCTGCATAGATCTTGTCATCTTTGTAAAAGCCATCCAGCATGTCAAACATCACAAAGAAGACCATCAGCGCATAGACAAACACCTTGGTGCTGTAAAAGAAGCTGGCAATGAGCAGGGCGCATAATAAGAATAAAGCCATAGCGCAGGGGTTAAAGGGAAAGATGCCGTAGAAACCGGGTCGCGTTTTCCTCTGGGGTGCTCTTGGTAGAAATCACATACTTGACCGGGCAGGGCGAATGCAGGTACAGGTTGTACAGATAGGTATTGTACTGCTTAAGCTTGCGCAGCCGGCGTTGGGGGTCCATGCGGTCAAACCGGCTCAGTTTGCTAGTGCGGTTGGTAATGCGCACAGAGGCGGTCTCCATGTCAATGTCAAAGTAAAGCACCTGGTCTGTCTGGAGGTAGAACCGGTGCAACTGCTTCTCTATCTTGTTGTAAGACTTGAGCCGGAAGATGGTAGCCGACCATAGTTCCTGAATCATCCACTGCTCCAGTAGCACAAAGTCTACTTTTTTGGTTTTGATGTGCTGGTGCAGCACGGTGTCAAACACGGCAATTCTCACATACCGCAAAATAGAGTTGAGGCTGAAGATCTTGTTCAGGGCCAGCGTGAAGGCATATACCACCAGAGTGGGCAGGTGCTTAAAGACCGTTTTAAGAATGAGGAGCGTGCGTTGCGTCTGGCTTATCTTCTTCACATGGTCCTTGATCTCCTTCAAGGTTAACACTTGGTAGCCTTGTTGGCGCAGAACAGCGGTGTAACAATAGCAATTAGAGGTTTTGCCCGCCCCCGGGGGACCGACGAACTCAATCACCGTTGCTTTTTGCGTAGGATGCGCCAATGCCATAAATGCTGCTTCCTGTCTGGTCTCCTGCTGTACCTCCATAATCTGCCAAACGTTTTCGTGCTTCACTTTGGGTAATCCACCCCATGGTGGACTCTGGTTGATCAGGCTCCGTTTTTGGGCATATTTCCTGGAAACAGGCCAAAACGGAGGCTCTCTGGTGGTTGTCTTTCTTTTTTCTTCTGGGCGGCTTTTGCTTAGCGTGCGTTAATGATAGGCCTGCCAAATCTCTTTCTTCACCGTGGACAGTACCTGGTCCAGAGGCTGCGTGGCGTCTACCGTAATCACCTTGCAGGTGTCTTTGAACTGAAGGCTCTTAAAGCCCGCAATCTTCGCCTCCAGAGTGGCCAGCAGGGTTTCGCCGGGCTTGCGGGCTTCCACCACTTCTGCCTCGGCAATCAGTTTAAAGATGACGTCTGGCGGAGTGCTTTCTGCCTTGGCGTAAATGTTGGCCTCCATCTTGGACAGCATCCTGAACACCGGGTTTTTAGAATCTGCCAAATGGTGCAGCAGGGGGCCGTCATTGTAACCCATGATCTGGTTCTGCGGGTACCGGTCACAAATGATGAGCATACCCTTCTCTTTGGCCACCTGCATCCATTGCAGGTTTCGTCGCTTTTCATTGGCCACCATCAGGGCGTTGATGCAGCGGTAGACTTCGGCCAGGGTACCTTTTTTGCGAGGCGTGGTGAGGGCTATCTTCTTCCCTGAAGCAGATTTTTTAGGAGCATGCAGAAATGCCCCTTTTGCCCGGGTGAGCATTTTTCTGGGCCAGGAGACTTTCCCGTCGCCGCGACCGTAATAGATTCTGTATACGTCTAGTTTCTTCTGAAAGGTGTCTCTGAGGTTGGCTGTTACGGTAGATTTTCCAGAGCCGTCTGCGCCTATCACGGCTATTACCATGCCTCCGCGCGGGTTCACCCGCTGGCTGATGATGGGCCGGTTGAGCAACTGCGCGAATTTTCTGGAGAACTTGACGGTGATTTCTCTGTACCAACGCACCAAAGACGCCGTGACAGGCGAGTACAGCCGGGCACTTTCAAACTCCTTTCTCACCAGAAATGACAGTTTTAGCAGCTGTTTCTTGGTGAACCCGCCGTTCATGATTTGGAGCATGGGTCCGTATTCCTTGAACATGGCAGCCAAAAAGGCCTCCATCTCCAAGGAGGTGGTTCTTTCCTTCAGCCATCTGTATTCTTTGAGTACGTTCTCTGAATATTGGGTCTTTCCCAGAAAGCCCATCATCAGGACATCGCGGTTTCTGAGTTTGAGGGCCTCTCTTATGTACAGCAGAATGAGTTCAATGGCAGGGTCTGAACGGTAGATGCCAAAGGTCTCATCATACACCCTGGTGTTCAGGATATTGTCTTCTATCTGCAGCTGGTAGCCTTTTAAATAGGTTTCGCCCATGGTGAGCCTGAAATGAGCGTGCACGTGAATCACCTTGCCCGAGGCTACGTCCAGGGCAATATAGTCTTCTATGTCTTTGTACTGCTTCTCTTTGATGGACTTGAAATTTTTGAACCCCAGGTCTGCCAGTACCAGCTCCAACTGCTCTTTCTGGCCGTGGTGAAAAAGAATGTCTAGGTCAGTGTCTCCTGTCATGGAGGCGTCCAGGTGCTCATTGCTTTTCCAGTGGCAATAGACAATGTTCTGCTGGTGCAGAGCGGTCAGCAGCTGCTGTATGGTGGGTAGCGGGACTACGGCACAGGTGGTGTCTGGTTGAGTAGAAGAGGACATAGCAGTAGAAGCGTTGGGTACAACAATCTGGTCTGGGGCGGTTTTCCCATTCTTGGGGACTTTCCCAGACTTTTTAAATTTCTTGACGATGAGGTGGTGGAACAGCTCTTTTAAATCATTTCTGATGAGGTAGTTGTGAAAGAAACGAAGCATTAGATAGAGCTGCGCGGCTAGGCCAGTGCCCACCAGTGTCAGCCTCAACGCGGGGTGCAAGTCATAGCTTCTGCACAAAGTAGTGAGCAGGTAGCAGCCAAGGCCCATGGGGATCATCAGCAAAAAACCTTCCTGATGCACTTTTAGGATGCTTGCCCAACTAATGCCCGCCAACCGCGTGCTGAGTTGCGCCATCATGAAGAAGTTAGCGGTCAGGGCAACGGCAATGCCGGTGGCCACTCCGTATAACCCCCAGTAGTGGCCAATGATGGCACCAATGAACACCAGGCCGGCGTAGATGATCTGTCGCCAAGCCCGTTGGTACACGGCACCCGTGGCTCTGGCCAGGGTATCACTAAGTTTATAGCTCATTCTAAACAGAAGACTGCAGGCCAGAATCTGAAAAGGCAGAATTACCTCTACCCACTTGCGGCCCAGCAGCGTGAGGACAATCTCCGGCGCCAAAAGCACCAATACCACGCTCAGGGGCATGGCCAACAGCGCAATCATGCTCACGCCGGTAAGAAAGGCCTTGCCAATTTTCTGGGTGTCTCCCTGCACTTTTGCCATGGCCGGGAAAAGTGCCTTATCCAAGGCATTCCCAAACAAGCTGGCAGGCATGACCATGAATTGATAGGCTCTGCCGTATATCCCTAGCGCTACGGGGCCCAAGGTGCGGCCAATGACCAGGTTGTCGCCTTGGGTGGCTAAAAAATTGCCAATGCGGCCCATGGTCATGCCACCGCCAAAGTAAATGAGTTCTCTAAAAGCGTCCTTGTCAAACCCCAACCGTTTAGGGAAAGGCTGCAGTCTAAGCAGGAGCAGAGCGTTGATGACCGCCTGACTGATATTAGCGGCTACCAGAGCCCAGACGCCCCAGCCCATCTTGCCCAGCACAATGCCCACCGCTCCGTAGCCCACGGCGTAGGAAGCCAGTTCAATCATGGCGCTGGTCTTGAACTGCATGTTGCGCTGCAGAAGTGCCTGCCCAATCAAGGTGAAGGAATCTACCAGAAACACCAGTGAAATAGCCCTGATCACCGGCACGAGGCCCTCCATCTTGAAGAAAAGGGCGATTAAGGGTGCGCCCAACAGCAGCATACTGGAAAACAAGAGACCCATTAGAATGGAAAGCGTGAACCCGGTGGTCAGGTGTCGTTCTTCCAGCTCCGGGCGCTGCACAATGGCTGGGCCTACGCCCATCTGGGTGAACATTTTAGAAAGCTCCAGAATCACCAGGGCCAGCCCCATGACCCCAAACTCCTTGGGACTTACCAACCTGGCCAAGATGGCCAAGACTCCTATTTTTAAGACAATTTGCAGGCCGCTGCCGGTGATTAGGTACAGAAAGCCTGAGAAGGTGCGTTCAGTAAGTTTCTTATCATGCGCCATATCAATGTTAGACTAAAAGAACGGATGGACAAGGGTAAAAGCCCGCGGCCCCAGGCCGGCAGTCTTGCAACGGTAGTAGAAATAATGTTTCTGTTAAGCGGCCGCGGCCTTGGCGGGAGCCAGGCTCTGCAGCGCGTAATAGGCCTTGTACCAGTCTGTGAACTTCTTTAGCCCCTGCTGTATGCTGGTGTCTGGCTTGTAGTTGAAATGCTCCATGAGGTCATCCACGTTGGCCCACGTGGCCACTACATCTCCGGGTTGCATACCTTCCAGCTCTAGAATGGCTTTCTTGCCCATGTTGGACTCTATCTCCTGAATAAAGTCCAGGAGGGCCACCGGGTTGTTGTTGCCTATGTTGTAGATGGCGTAGGGAGCGGATGATCTGGAAGGGTCTGGGCAGTTGCCATCCCACTCGGGGAGCGGGGCGGCCGGTTTGTCAATCACGTTCACCATGCCTTCTGTGATGTCATCAATGTAGGTGAAATCCCGCTTCATCTGGCCGTAGTTGAACACCTTGATGGGTTTCTCTTGGAGAATGGCCTCTGTAAAAGAGAAGTACGCCATGTCTGGCCGGCCCCAGGGACCATACACGGTAAAGAACCGAAGACCAGAGGTAGGGATTTTGTACAGATGGCTGTAAGTGTGGGCCATAAGCTCATTGGCTTTCTTACTGGCCGCATACAAAGACACCGGATGGTCCACGCAGTCTTTCACGGAGAAGGGCATCTTGCCGTTCAGGCCGTACACGCTGGAAGAGCTGGCGTACACCAGGTGTTTGATCTGGTTATGCCGGCTGGCTTCCAGTATGTTCAGGAAGCTTACCAGATTGGACTGCGCGTAGGCGTCTGGGTTGGTGATGGAGTAGCGTACGCCCGCCTGGGCGGCCAAGTGCACGATGGCGTCAAACTTCTCCCGGGCACACAGAGAAAGCAAGGCGTTCTTGTCTTCCAGGTTCATTCTAATGAACCGGTAGTTAGGGTATTTAAAGCTCTTCACCTCTTTGTACCACTGCACCAGTCCTTCGCAGATGCCGCTTTCTGTAAGGCGATCAAACTTCAGTTTGGTGTCATAATAGTCATTGATGTTGTCAATGCCCACTACTTCATCTCCTCTGGAGAGGAGCTTTTCAGCTAGATGGAATCCAACAAAACCGGCGGTCCCTGTAATCAATATCTTCATATCTGCGGTGTTAATGGTGCGCATGTAGGATGCAGGGCAACGGTTCCTGTGCGTGGGCCATGGCATTGACCTTTGCGGCATTCGTTTTTGGCTTGTTTTCCAGAAAAGAGGCCAAAAACGCTTGGGCGTGAAAAGCAGGAAACAGCGTTGCCGTAGTGGAGGCAATGACGGGAGCCACGAGACCTGCGGCCAGGGCCCAGATCAGACAGCGTAGAGGAGAAGGCAGGGTGTAGGAGAGCTCCTACCGGTTTACTTTCACAGATGCGCCGTGAAAGGGCGTGGTGTTTTATGAGGTAAGTGGTGGTTTACTTGTGCATGGAGCCCACCTTCTGGCCGGCCCGGTTGCTTCTTTTTTTGGTCTGCCGGGCATACAGCAGCATGCCCAGGGTAGGGAGGTTCAGTAACTGCAAAGGAGCATTGGCTGGTATTTGTACGCCTTCCCTGTCTACCAGATACGCCTCTGCCATCTTTGCTGATTTAGGCGACTTCAGGTGCGTACTGGTGAACAGGACGTTGTAGTGCGTTTTAAGAAACTGCTGCATGGCCACAATCTCATCCTCTGGCACCACGGCAGGTTTCTGAGACCATTTCACTATATGCACCACATCTGGCAAGGACCCAATCCTACCCAGCTGCTGCTCCATGGCCTGAACAAACACATAAGAGCCAAACAGTGGTTTGTGGATGGTTTCCTGTCTTTTTTTCCATTGCTGCACTTTTCTGTTCAAGGGGCAGTAATGAGGAAATCTGAGTTCCGTGAGGCTTTGCGCTACCTTTCTCTCCCTTCTGGGTTTGGTGCAGATGATGTACCAGTTTCTCTCCATTGGTTTTGCTTGTTGCTAAGAATAGAATTGAGGCCCATGGCGGCCAGGGAAGGTGCCAACTATAGAATTCACTCTGGCAGCAGAGGAGTACTTGTGTTTAGCGGGAACCTTTATATAAACGATTTTAATACACTTTTGGCTATGAATTTTTCAATTAAGTATTCTTGGCCAGGTAGGCATTGTTTCCGTAGTTGAGCTCATACCCATAGCCGTATTCAATGCCGTGGTGGCCTTTGAACAAGCCCCTGGGTTTCACGCCGTTAAACACAATGGCCATGTTGTTCATGAACTTGAACTTGTTGTTTTTAGACAGCCGTTTTACAATGCTCATGGGCGTATAGCCGTGGCGCATGATGAGGAGCGTCATGTTGCAGAACTCAGTAAGCAGCGAGGCCCCAGAGATGATGTCTGCGGGAGCAGTGTCCACCAGAATGTAGTCAAACTCGGCTTCCAGGTAGCAGAAGAGATCTTCCAGCTTTCCGTTGAGCAATGATTCTGTGCTGTCTCCCATGTAGGAGCCCGCAGGAACAACAAACAGGTTCTCAGATTCTGAGCTGTTGATGATCTGGTACGGCTCTATGTCCTCCATCAGGTATTCGGTGATGCCTTTGAAGTTGGTCAGGTTGAACAGGCGGGTGGTAGCAGGATTGCGCAAGTCAAAGTCCAGCAGCACCACCTTTCTGCCCGAGGAAGCCAGGCTGTGGGCCAGGTTGGTGCTCACGTAGGTCTTTCCTTCGCCGGCAATGCTGGAGGTGACCATGATTTTCTTTTTCACGAACGTGCGGCCAAACAAGCCAATGGTGGCCCGCATGTGTCTGAACTCCTCAATCACGAAGCCGTCTGTGGGTTTTTGGTGCAGCTTGTCCTTGGTTTTGGTGTACTGCAGCTCTGCCACCACGGGTATGTTGGTGTAGGCCAGAATCTCTGACAGGAAGAGTAACTTGCCGTTCATCATTTCCTTGCCGGAGATCAGGACCACGCCCATTACGCAGGAAAGCACGGCCGCAATCAGGTACACGTATAAAGAACGCGGCGCAATGGGGTAGAGGGAGGACTCTGCCATGTCCACAATTCTGGTGTCTTCATCTGTAGGTGCGTAAGACAAGACCGTCTCTTCTCTTTTCTGCAACAGGAAGTTGTAGGCGTCGTTCTTGGTGGCCTGCTGCCGGCTGATCTCCAAAAGCTCTCTTTCCTTGCGCGGAATGGTAGACAGCACGGAGTTGTATTTGCTGCTGTTGGAGGCTATGCTGCTGCGGCTGGCCTGAAGGGCAGACCGCTGGCTGCGGATATTTTCCAGGATGCTGGGCCGTATTCGGTCAATCTCACTGGCCAACGCCAGCAGGATAGGGTTGTTTTCTGCGGTGGTGCTGAGCAGGCGCTGGTATTCAATCTCTGAGTCGTAGAGTTTCTGCAGCAGTTGCGTAAGGGCCGGGTCTTTGATGCCGAGGGTAGACGGGGCCATGCCACCCGAATTGCTCTTAAGCACCACATACTGTTCCACCTCGCTCAGTATGGCCAGTTGCAGGTTGATGTCAGACAGGTTACGGTCACTCTCTCCCACGCTGCTGAGGTACATTTTGCCCTGTTCACTCAGGTTCACCACTCCCTGGCTGGACTTGTAGTGTACCAATTCATTTTCCAGCGCTTTCAATTCTTTGCCTACCAGCTGTATGCGGTTGTTCACGTACTCCAGGGTTTTGGCGGCCAGGTCGTTGCGCTTGTCAATGGCTACCTGGTTGTATTCCTGTATCAACTTATTCAGGATGTCTTCGCCGCGTTGGGGAGAAGCATCTGTAAAGTTGAGGTTGACCGCGGTAGACAATTTGTTTTCTGCCTGGATGGAAAGGTTGCTGATGATGTTGTCTGTGACTTTCTTAGGGTGCATAATGGCAAAGAACAGGGGCAGGCTTGGCGTATCGCGCTTGTTGTCATTGGGCAGGAACATGAGCTCACCGTACGGGGTGTTCACCCAGGTGTTCATTGGGTAGGCTTTGTGGCCAACGGTTACCTGCTGCTTGCCTTTGTCAAAGGCAAAGTACACCTTCTCGGTCTCGCGGGCTTCTTCTGGGTTTCTTAACTTTATCTTGATGGGAGAAGAGGTGTAGGCCGGAATGGCTCTGAACTTGTCTTCCTCAAACTGCGGAGCGTACAGGCCTAACTCGTCAATCACTTTTCTGGCCAGAGCTCTGGACTGGATCACCTTGATCTCATTCTCCACAATGTTGTTGGAGGTGAAGGCGTCTATGGACTGGGTCATTCTGGACTCGTCCACCCCCTTCTTCTCATCTTTGATGATGATGGTGGCAGAAGTTTTATAGGTGGGCACCGCCAGGTACTGCAGGTAGGCCCAGGCGCCGGCCATGGCAAAAATGAACAGAAGGAGAAACAATGGCCAGTAGGGTACATATTTATGTGCCAACGAGTCAAACAGGCTCTCTTCCTGGGTGGTTTGGTTGTTATCAGTCATACGCGTACTTCTGAGTTATCTGGTTAAGCGATCTACGGCTACTACTACTACAGTCAAACCACTGAAAATCAATGGCAACAGCTGTCTCACTGGATTAGCGGTGGCTACTTTGGCTTTGTCTGGCTCTACATACACAATGTCATTGGGCTGCAGATAGTAATACTGGGAGTTGAAGAGCTCTGTAGAGTTGAGGTTAATGCGTTTAATGATTTTCTTGTCCTCTACCTCCCGTATGATCAAAACATTGCTCCGCTTGGCATAAATGGTCAAATCTCCGGCCAGGCCCAGGGCCTCCAGCAGCGTAATCTTCTCATTGGGGGCGTTCACCACGGTGGGATTGGCTACTTCGCCCAACACGGTCACCCGGTAATTCAGGTACCGTATGTTAATAATGGGGTCTACCAGTAGTTTACGGTCTGTAAGACTTTTGGTGATGCTCTCTTTTAACTGTCTTTTGGTAAGGCCTAACGCCTTGATGTTTCCTAAGATGGGAAACTGAATGTACCCCTGTGCATTGACCAGGTACCCCGAGACCGAAGTAGCCCTGCCTGAAAAGTCCGGCGCCTCTGAGTCTGTGACGTTGGGCGTGTTGAATATTTTGGACGCCTCTGGGTTCAGGCTACTCACGGAGATGCTCAACAGGTCGTTCTTCTGAATAAGAGGCTCAATGTTCTCTACGCCCGACGGTAGCACGCTGTCCTGAATGTTGTTGAAGTACACCACCTTCTTAGTGCTGGAACAGCCGAAAACGAAAAGACTGCACTGCACAAGTAACAGGTAAGACAGAAATTTTCTGAGAGGTACAATCATAGTTGTGGGTATGGTAGGATTAAAAGTGTTTCAATAAGCGTACTTGTATAAGGGTATAGGTTCTCTGGCCACATGGGCCAGAGAACTCAGTTATTTGAATGTGTTAAACCGCACGCCCTAAGGCGGATGCTACCGGTTGTGCAGCAATTTTATAGTCTCCGTGCCCAGATTTGTCTCTAGTCTGAGAATGTAAAGCCCAGAAGGCAGTCCGGCAGCGCTCACTTCTAACGTGTTGGCTACGCCCGCTTCGGCGAGGCCCTTTTTGGCGTCAATAACCTGTTCTCCCTTACTGTTGTAGAGAACGATGGTGTAGGCACCTCCTTGGGGGAGGGTAAAGTTGACGGTGGCAGTGCCTTTGAACGGGTTAGGGTATGCTCTCAGGTTCTGGCCGTGTTCTTTCAACAAGCTGCCGTTGGCCATAGCCGTGGCGGTAGAACTGCCATCTGACACCAGGAACCCAATGGCTTTCCAAGCGGTAGTGCTCACATCTGTGGCCATCAAGACCGTTTCTCCTGTGTACGTGGCTTTTGTGCTGCTTACGTAATTATACATACCCCTGATCAGGTAAATAGGAGAGCCAAAGGATATAGCGTCTAAAGAAGACTCCTTGTAGAGAATGTCACCCCCGTTTTCTTGAGAAGTGTACACGATCCTCAGTTTACCGGCCGCCTCATTCAAAATCACGATGGGGCGCGTGCCGTTCTCCTGGGTAATCTCATAAGGGTTGTCCCATACTCCGTTGGGCCGGCGTACCAGCAAGGCTAGTTTGGTGTAGCCAGGCGTTTCATAGCTGGTCTTTACAGCACAATAAAGGGTGCCATCACTAGCCAGAACCATGTTCATGTGGTCATCAGAGAAACCCGTGCCTACGTTCAAGGCCGTCTGGGAGCCAGGTGACTCATCTTCTGACCAGGTGGTGGCGCTGTCTCCGGTGGTGTGGGTCCTCATGCCGAAGAAATCTGTGCGCTGGTTGCTCCACAGCACGGCCATCTTGTTCTGGGTAGGCAGGGCAACAATGGCGCAGATGTCGTCATCTGCTATGCCGCTCTCAATGACGATGGGCTCGCTCCAGGTGGTATATGGGCTGTCACTGTAGCGTACGTTCACTGAGTCTGGCGTGTCATAGGCTACCCACATTCTACCGTTGCCATCTATGTCCAGGGTGGCGGTCTCAGCATCTGGGCCCAGTACAAAAGAGGATCTTGTCGGACGGCTACTCCAAAGCTTATAGGCGGCGGCGGCGGCATCATACTCCAAGGAGATCAGGTAAGAATTGTTGTTGCCTCTGAACAAGAGAACATGCGCCAAATTG
The nucleotide sequence above comes from Nibribacter ruber. Encoded proteins:
- a CDS encoding glycosyltransferase family 4 protein — translated: MPKCNPIANPLKSRTMKVLFVCSGNSKNFEVVPFIKEQGDSLVRRGIQVDYYPIVGKGLPGYVKAGLQLRKHLKTHQYDLIHAHFTLSGWSAVLGANKTPVVLSLMGSDAYGEYIGVNKVKFSSRYFTLLTYLIQPFTKYIISKSANIEQYVFLKNKSYIVPNGINKEKFKPSTQDYRTELGLPQDKKLVLFLGNKTNVRKNYVLAKQAVDSLHRNDVELINPFPVTHDQIPKYLNAVDVLVVPSLMEGSPNVIKEAMACNCPIVSTDMGDAKWVLGNTPGCYTASFQPQNFAEKLKLSLAFAEEHGRTNGAQRIKDLGLDADTVANRIVDIYKQATHPLNSPATKTQYAAPLERQQVGIT
- a CDS encoding nucleoside/nucleotide kinase family protein — its product is MKHENVWQIMEVQQETRQEAAFMALAHPTQKATVIEFVGPPGAGKTSNCYCYTAVLRQQGYQVLTLKEIKDHVKKISQTQRTLLILKTVFKHLPTLVVYAFTLALNKIFSLNSILRYVRIAVFDTVLHQHIKTKKVDFVLLEQWMIQELWSATIFRLKSYNKIEKQLHRFYLQTDQVLYFDIDMETASVRITNRTSKLSRFDRMDPQRRLRKLKQYNTYLYNLYLHSPCPVKYVISTKSTPEENATRFLRHLSL
- a CDS encoding oligosaccharide flippase family protein, whose protein sequence is MAHDKKLTERTFSGFLYLITGSGLQIVLKIGVLAILARLVSPKEFGVMGLALVILELSKMFTQMGVGPAIVQRPELEERHLTTGFTLSILMGLLFSSMLLLGAPLIALFFKMEGLVPVIRAISLVFLVDSFTLIGQALLQRNMQFKTSAMIELASYAVGYGAVGIVLGKMGWGVWALVAANISQAVINALLLLRLQPFPKRLGFDKDAFRELIYFGGGMTMGRIGNFLATQGDNLVIGRTLGPVALGIYGRAYQFMVMPASLFGNALDKALFPAMAKVQGDTQKIGKAFLTGVSMIALLAMPLSVVLVLLAPEIVLTLLGRKWVEVILPFQILACSLLFRMSYKLSDTLARATGAVYQRAWRQIIYAGLVFIGAIIGHYWGLYGVATGIAVALTANFFMMAQLSTRLAGISWASILKVHQEGFLLMIPMGLGCYLLTTLCRSYDLHPALRLTLVGTGLAAQLYLMLRFFHNYLIRNDLKELFHHLIVKKFKKSGKVPKNGKTAPDQIVVPNASTAMSSSTQPDTTCAVVPLPTIQQLLTALHQQNIVYCHWKSNEHLDASMTGDTDLDILFHHGQKEQLELVLADLGFKNFKSIKEKQYKDIEDYIALDVASGKVIHVHAHFRLTMGETYLKGYQLQIEDNILNTRVYDETFGIYRSDPAIELILLYIREALKLRNRDVLMMGFLGKTQYSENVLKEYRWLKERTTSLEMEAFLAAMFKEYGPMLQIMNGGFTKKQLLKLSFLVRKEFESARLYSPVTASLVRWYREITVKFSRKFAQLLNRPIISQRVNPRGGMVIAVIGADGSGKSTVTANLRDTFQKKLDVYRIYYGRGDGKVSWPRKMLTRAKGAFLHAPKKSASGKKIALTTPRKKGTLAEVYRCINALMVANEKRRNLQWMQVAKEKGMLIICDRYPQNQIMGYNDGPLLHHLADSKNPVFRMLSKMEANIYAKAESTPPDVIFKLIAEAEVVEARKPGETLLATLEAKIAGFKSLQFKDTCKVITVDATQPLDQVLSTVKKEIWQAYH
- a CDS encoding NAD-dependent epimerase, which translates into the protein MKILITGTAGFVGFHLAEKLLSRGDEVVGIDNINDYYDTKLKFDRLTESGICEGLVQWYKEVKSFKYPNYRFIRMNLEDKNALLSLCAREKFDAIVHLAAQAGVRYSITNPDAYAQSNLVSFLNILEASRHNQIKHLVYASSSSVYGLNGKMPFSVKDCVDHPVSLYAASKKANELMAHTYSHLYKIPTSGLRFFTVYGPWGRPDMAYFSFTEAILQEKPIKVFNYGQMKRDFTYIDDITEGMVNVIDKPAAPLPEWDGNCPDPSRSSAPYAIYNIGNNNPVALLDFIQEIESNMGKKAILELEGMQPGDVVATWANVDDLMEHFNYKPDTSIQQGLKKFTDWYKAYYALQSLAPAKAAAA
- the nusG gene encoding transcription termination/antitermination protein NusG produces the protein MERNWYIICTKPRRERKVAQSLTELRFPHYCPLNRKVQQWKKRQETIHKPLFGSYVFVQAMEQQLGRIGSLPDVVHIVKWSQKPAVVPEDEIVAMQQFLKTHYNVLFTSTHLKSPKSAKMAEAYLVDREGVQIPANAPLQLLNLPTLGMLLYARQTKKRSNRAGQKVGSMHK